A single region of the Triticum dicoccoides isolate Atlit2015 ecotype Zavitan chromosome 2B, WEW_v2.0, whole genome shotgun sequence genome encodes:
- the LOC119363964 gene encoding uncharacterized protein LOC119363964 gives MPTSKPPSVPPAPSLQPLPSSAARQNSRIDLREIKSKIVKTIGPERAKKYFQHLERFLSSKLSKNEFDKLCLVALGRENLPLHNHLIRSILFNASAASGPPAINASKMAEDVTNSEHTMVPHVWNGDTLSKHVKDKHSLSRSVNTLTQHSSLTHGETINRENGAPNLIGLKRYTQLRQSEHLEPFTKRSCMGKAPLNFRGSLHSNGPSAINARDSLGEEITQHAQVPVQAPIGIQFGGANFCQAKKPSAIASVSSDNSSICCYDLGELCDTLSLRKKMEKAAQMEGLEGVSVECADLLNNGVDVFLKQLIGSCVELVGARSQHGKLSHAALKQQLGRKVVNGVSLQNHTHVQGGIIPPGTKSISMQDLKAVSELNPRLLGVNASGLLEKINSHD, from the coding sequence ATGCCAACATCTAAGCCACCATCGGTGCCACCGGCACCAAGCCTGCAACCATTACCATCATCTGCAGCACGACAGAACAGTCGTATTGACCTTCGTGAGATCAAGTCCAAGATTGTTAAGACGATTGGGCCAGAACGAGCAAAGAAGTACTTTCAACATCTGGAGAGATTCTTATCATCAAAATTGAGCAAGAATGAGTTTGATAAGCTGTGTCTTGTGGCACTTGGCCGGGAGAACCTCCCATTGCATAACCACCTCATCCGTTCCATTCTTTTCAATGCCTCTGCAGCGAGTGGCCCACCAGCAATTAATGCATCTAAAATGGCTGAGGATGTCACCAATTCAGAACATACAATGGTTCCACATGTCTGGAATGGTGACACTTTGAGCAAGCATGTCAAAGACAAACACTCATTGAGCAGAAGTGTGAACACATTAACGCAGCATTCATCACTGACTCATGGTGAGACTATCAATAGGGAGAATGGTGCTCCAAATTTGATTGGTTTGAAGAGATATACACAGCTTCGGCAAAGTGAGCATCTTGAGCCATTTACCAAGCGATCATGTATGGGGAAGGCACCATTGAATTTTCGTGGCTCTCTACATAGCAATGGACCTTCTGCTATAAATGCTAGAGATTCCTTGGGAGAAGAAATTACACAACATGCTCAAGTTCCGGTGCAAGCTCCAATTGGGATTCAGTTTGGCGGTGCTAATTTTTGCCAGGCTAAAAAACCTTCAGCCATTGCTTCTGTCAGTTCAGACAATAGCTCTATTTGTTGTTATGACCTTGGTGAACTATGTGATACTTTGTCACttagaaagaaaatggaaaaagcAGCACAAATGGAAGGCTTGGAAGGGGTCTCAGTAGAGTGTGCTGATTTGTTGAATAATGgagttgatgttttcttgaagcaaTTGATTGGATCTTGTGTTGAGCTTGTTGGAGCAAGGTCTCAACATGGTAAACTAAGCCATGCGGCATTGAAGCAACAGTTGGGCCGTAAGGTAGTAAATGGTGTATCACTGCAAAATCATACCCATGTGCAGGGTGGCATTATACCTCCAGGGACTAAGTCAATCTCAATGCAAGACTTAAAGGCAGTGTCAGAGCTAAACCCTCGTCTGCTTGGGGTTAACGCATCAGGGCTACTTGAAAAGATCAATTCACATGACTAA